The following proteins come from a genomic window of Dysidea avara chromosome 12, odDysAvar1.4, whole genome shotgun sequence:
- the LOC136241011 gene encoding SEC14 domain and spectrin repeat-containing protein 1-B-like isoform X1: MMVDKLCGNNHFVSDIIDMRQFVTKLTNQYTFFEARLRKRGNILRLSMAFHRRLEKWRQDCEFCQEEMMNEGMPFDDTTVTQDQRQMDNLRESGSEVIQEGRDLLEMVHQQSELQMSHPPEYKKWSHHVRHCLDEVEDKKKRVEQLAETRKVRQDQLKQIYTCEKDAKQVLDDLETLLEQLSSCLSNHGD, translated from the exons ATGATGGTGGATAAGCTTTGTGgtaacaatcattttgtgtcCGATATCATAGATATGAGACAATTTGTGACTAAACTGACCAATCAGTACACATTCTTTGAGGCTCGGTTAAGAAAGAGAGGGAATATTTTACGTCTTTCCATGGCCTTCCATCGGCGCTTGGAGaag TGGAGACAAGATTGCGAATTCTGTCAAGAGGAAATGATGAACGAGGGGATGCCCTTTGATGATACAACAGTAACACAGGATCAACGACAAATGGACAACCTAAGAGAGAGTGGAAGTGAGGTAATCCAGGAGGGACGAGACCTGTTGGAAATGGTGCACCAGCAATCTGAACTGCAAATGTCACACCCACCAGAATACAA GAAATGGTCACATCATGTGAGACACTGTTTGGATGAAGTAGAGGACAAAAAGAAGAGAGTAGAGCAGCTAGCAGAGACTAGGAAGGTACGACAAGACCAGCTGAAGCAGATTTACACCTGTGAGAAAGATGCAAAACAA GTACTTGATGACTTGGAGACTTTACTGGAGCAATTGTCATCATGTCTCAGTAACCATGGTGACTGA
- the LOC136241011 gene encoding SEC14 domain and spectrin repeat-containing protein 1-B-like isoform X2, translating to MRQFVTKLTNQYTFFEARLRKRGNILRLSMAFHRRLEKWRQDCEFCQEEMMNEGMPFDDTTVTQDQRQMDNLRESGSEVIQEGRDLLEMVHQQSELQMSHPPEYKKWSHHVRHCLDEVEDKKKRVEQLAETRKVRQDQLKQIYTCEKDAKQVLDDLETLLEQLSSCLSNHGD from the exons ATGAGACAATTTGTGACTAAACTGACCAATCAGTACACATTCTTTGAGGCTCGGTTAAGAAAGAGAGGGAATATTTTACGTCTTTCCATGGCCTTCCATCGGCGCTTGGAGaag TGGAGACAAGATTGCGAATTCTGTCAAGAGGAAATGATGAACGAGGGGATGCCCTTTGATGATACAACAGTAACACAGGATCAACGACAAATGGACAACCTAAGAGAGAGTGGAAGTGAGGTAATCCAGGAGGGACGAGACCTGTTGGAAATGGTGCACCAGCAATCTGAACTGCAAATGTCACACCCACCAGAATACAA GAAATGGTCACATCATGTGAGACACTGTTTGGATGAAGTAGAGGACAAAAAGAAGAGAGTAGAGCAGCTAGCAGAGACTAGGAAGGTACGACAAGACCAGCTGAAGCAGATTTACACCTGTGAGAAAGATGCAAAACAA GTACTTGATGACTTGGAGACTTTACTGGAGCAATTGTCATCATGTCTCAGTAACCATGGTGACTGA
- the LOC136240998 gene encoding protein NLRC3-like, which translates to MENKAILGKVFQHFFPQLVNILPMNDVTFTAQLFSSKLLPGNVKDQVGSQATQADKATYFLDHVIKPSLASGVGSSFNKLLKVMEDSEYDDVKELSKQIRSRLKESPAESGLHSATTQYTSGPPTVKKLKSSPIDVIVVSRLQSRYCKHLSTNDTDWPHSYIRLALVKGEKVTRADKNLEEITRLTLQGQVDEILLRKEVLGGLKDIFHYQNKPCPRLILIMGAPGIGKTTLANEICVKWARGGFLAEDFDLVLLIPLRSAHERPVEEVVVEYLGGIEAYEQLKKSAGERCLIIFEGLDEISVERQTSDGLLVGVIKKCTVLEQATILITSRPHACKNVKAGRTVEIVGFGKAEIREFAQKMLADSQTVEDFQTHVNNFPHILSLCYIPVNLVMIVDIFQTKKKLPSTITRLYEFFIVMIMRRQIEKESEKKPSRSHVAVPVANDMKLCQLLNGIPKEAVRTVFVLSKLAYCGFFEWYSTAGLWRKDPKITFVMKDLTQCGSEVTADWDGYGLLKATPTHDVPVDTITYHFAHLTIQEFLCALYMSTLSDQEQQRILSEHFDDFPNVFIFLCGLTKLVSPVTAQFVLEKLKQKSESLLVPNTVVLTALRCVYESGKTDPPQSATPFKVDLSSTTLQPYDCLCVCHILSCYPVVKVDMMSCHIGDNGAEMLGKNYSGHVLQELILYDNDLTVTGVEHLMKIVMKSASCIGEFLKENCTLKYLNMSSNPVGDAGISQLMDGLCLNTTLTKLSVWSCGISAKGARCIGELLQVNDTLEELWMGFNNIGDDGITAIAGALGKSRIRELSVYECGITVTGAKALATGLSVNQSIKELDIGNNPITVEGARLILQSTVNNRVCEEVTIDDDYKEDNEVQKMMNILETRQKTKRDNNSRSTDDGEDKELVHVVDSKSRSTNV; encoded by the exons ATGGAGAACAAAGCAATTTTAG GTAAAGTGTTCCAACACTTCTTTCCACAATTAGTAAACATCCTACCAATGAACGATGTCACGTTCACTGCGCAATTGTTCTCATCCAAACTCCTTCCTGGTAATGTTAAAGATCAAGTGGGGTCACAAGCTACACAAGCTGATAAAGCAACATACtttctggatcatgtgatcaagccATCATTAGCAAGTGGTGTTGGTAGTAGTTTTAATAAGCTCCTTAAAGTGATGGAGGATAGTGAGTATGATGATGTGAAGGAACTATCAAAACAGATTAGAAGCCGACTAAAGGAGAGTCCAGCTGAGTCTG GTCTCCATTCAGCTACTACACAGTATACTAGTGGACCTCCTACTGTAAAGAAGTTGAAGTCTAGTCCAATAGATGTCATTGTTGTTAGCAGGTTACAGTCAAGGTACTGTAAACACTTGTCCACTAATGATACTGACTGGCCACACTCGTACATTCGATTGGCTCTGGTGAAAGGAGAAAAAGTGACTAGAGCAGATAAGAACTTGGAGGAGATTACAAGACTTACATTGCAAGGACAGGTTGATGAGATTTTATTGCGAAAGGAGGTACTTGGTGGTCTAAAGGACATCTTCCATTATCAAAACAAGCCTTGTCCTCGGCTAATACTAATAATGGGAGCCCCAG gtataggcaagaCGACCCTTGCCAATGAGATCTGTGTGAAGTGGGCCAGGGGTGGATTTTTAGCAGAAGATTTTGATCTTGTGTTGTTGATTCCATTGAGATCAGCTCATGAGAGACCTGTTGAAGAAGTGGTGGTTGAGTACCTTGGTGGAATAGAGGCATATGAACAGTTAAAGAAATCAGCAGGTGAAAGATGTCTGATAATTTTCGAGGGACTAGATGAGATTTCAGTGGAACGTCAAACAAGTGATGGACTCCTGGTAGGTGTGATcaaaaaatgtacagtactggaacaagcaacAATACTGATCACGTCAAGACCTCATGCATGTAAAAATGTTAAAGCTGGTCGAACTGTTGAAATTGTCGGGTTCGGTAAAGCTGAAATAAGAGAGTTTGCACAAAAAATGTTAGCAGATTCCCAAACTGTTGAAGACTTTCAAACACATGTCAACAATTTTCCACACATTCTTAGCCTTTGTTATATTCCTGTGAATTTGGTAATGATAGTAGATATATTTCAAACCAAAAAGAAGCTTCCATCAACTATAACTAGGTTATATGAATTTTTCATTGTAATGATAATGAGGAGACAAATTGAAAAGGAGAGTGAGAAGAAGCCATCTAGGTCACATGTAGCAGTACCAGTAGCCAACGACATGAAGTTGTGTCAACTATTGAATGGTATCCCCAAAGAGGCAGTGAGAACAGTGTTTGTTTTGAGTAAATTAGCATATTGTGGCTTCTTTGAATGGTATAGCACTGCAGGTTTGTGGAGAAAGGATCCAAAAATTACATTTGTGATGAAGGACCTTACCCAGTGTGGTAGTGAGGTGACTGCTGACTGGGATGGGTATGGTCTTTTAAAAGCCACGCCCACTCATGACGTACCTGTAGACACTATTACATACCATTTTGCACACCTTACCATTCAAGAGTTTTTGTGTGCACTTTACATGTCAACACTATCTGACCAAGAACAGCAGCGTATACTGAGTGAACACTTTGATGATTTTCCTAATGTGTTTATTTTCTTGTGTGGTCTAACAAAATTAGTGTCTCCTGTAACAGCACAATTTGTGTTGGAGAAATTGAAGCAAAAGAGTGAGAGTTTACTTGTTCCAAACACTGTTGTTCTTACAGCATTACGTTGTGTGTATGAAAGTGGAAAAACTGATCCACCTCAGTCAGCTACTCCTTTTAAAGTGGATTTGAGTAGCACTACTTTGCAGCCATATGACTGTCTTTGTGTTTGTCACATATTATCATGTTATCCAGTGGTGAAGGTGGATATGATGAGCTGCCATATTGGTGACAATGGTGCAGAGATGTTAGGAAAGAATTACAGTGGCCATGTACTACAAGAATTGATCCTTTATGATAATGATCTCACTGTGACTGGAGTGGAACATTTGATGAAGATTGTGATGAAAA GTGCCAGTTGTATTGGTGAATTTCTGAAGGAGAATTGTACCCTGAAATACCTTAATATGAGCAGTAATCCTGTTGGTGATGCTGGTATATCACAACTAATGGACGGACTATGCCTTAACACTACACTAACTAAATTGAGTGTGTGGAGCTGTGGAATATCAGCTAAAG GTGCCAGGTGTATTGGTGAACTGTTACAAGTGAATGATACACTAGAAGAGCTTTGGATGGGATTTAACAACATTGGTGATGATGGCATCACTGCCATTGCAGGAGCTCTTGGTAAGAGCAGGATCAGGGAACTGAGTGTATACGAGTGTGGTATTACTGTTACTGGAGCAAAAGCACTAGCCACAGGATTATCAGTAAATCAAAGCATCAAGGAATTAGATATTGGTAATAATCCCATCACCGTTGAGGGAGCTCGTCTGATACTACAATCAACTGTGAATAACAGAGTGTGTGAAGAAGTGACTATAGATGATGATTACAAGGAAGACAATGAAGTACAAAAGATGATGAATATCCTGGAAACCAGACAAAAG ACCAAGAGAGATAACAACTCTAGATCTACTGATGATGGAGAAGACAAGGAGTTAGTACATGTGGTTGACTCTAAGTCAAGATCTACCAATGTGTAG